A genome region from Pseudomonas pergaminensis includes the following:
- a CDS encoding DUF2062 domain-containing protein, whose product MPRRLFKRYMPDPSSIREHKSLQFLGTLLHDPNLWHLNRHSVARAMAVGLFAAFIPIPLQMLLAAVLAITVRGNMPIAVSLVWLTNPITMPVVFICTYMTGAWLMNVPPRSLPDDLTWEWISGQLSTLWQPFLLGSVVLGLVLGALAYCLTMGYWRWWVAHQWKKRKQRRA is encoded by the coding sequence ATGCCCCGGCGCCTATTCAAACGGTACATGCCCGACCCCAGCAGTATCCGGGAACACAAGTCATTACAGTTTCTCGGCACGTTGCTGCATGACCCGAACCTCTGGCACCTCAACCGGCACTCGGTCGCACGCGCGATGGCCGTGGGTTTGTTCGCGGCTTTTATTCCGATTCCCTTGCAGATGCTGCTGGCGGCGGTGCTGGCGATCACAGTGCGCGGCAATATGCCGATCGCGGTCAGTCTGGTGTGGCTGACCAACCCGATTACCATGCCGGTGGTGTTTATCTGCACTTACATGACCGGCGCCTGGCTGATGAATGTGCCGCCCCGCAGCCTGCCCGACGATTTGACCTGGGAATGGATCAGCGGCCAATTGAGCACATTGTGGCAGCCGTTCCTGCTGGGTTCAGTGGTGCTGGGGCTGGTGCTGGGCGCCCTCGCCTATTGCCTGACCATGGGTTATTGGCGCTGGTGGGTGGCCCACCAATGGAAAAAACGCAAACAGCGTCGCGCTTAG
- a CDS encoding sensor histidine kinase, producing the protein MTAFERPLKRLPGKHSLFWKLACLLIAFCLLMIWLSWSWGRYMEQKNAYLSDEARITLSGYAVGAEQAWNRGGHAGVDAWLQAMGKRESTWIGLIGNDLQSLSSYPLTDRESQRLTFLRGLDWPVSRHVKGLPWLKIPFPVDPNAGSLVIELPQRFMPGRYQLFWRVVTNGVIPGLFTLLLCVGLYRLLIMPLNQLREQANAWRADQLNTRLSDDATSRQDELGELGRAFDHMSERLQGTVVLQQQLLRDMSHELRTPLSRLRVACDSEQDLAQLRERLSREIDAMQRLVEDSLQLAWLDTERAPLPREDIQVQALWDMLRENACFESDWPPSRLPCLLGAECWVRGNLNALAQALENILRNAIRHSPVGGMVSLDGRREGDFWHLWLEDQGGGIDEGDLERIFAPFTRLDGSRPGDGGFGLGLSIARNAVQRQDGSLWAENTGQGLRVHVRLRAC; encoded by the coding sequence ATGACAGCCTTTGAACGCCCCTTGAAACGGCTGCCGGGCAAGCACTCGTTGTTCTGGAAACTGGCCTGCCTGCTGATCGCCTTCTGTTTGCTGATGATCTGGCTCAGTTGGTCATGGGGCCGGTACATGGAGCAGAAGAACGCCTATTTGTCCGACGAGGCGCGGATCACCTTGAGTGGGTACGCGGTCGGTGCTGAGCAGGCGTGGAATCGCGGCGGCCATGCTGGCGTGGACGCCTGGTTGCAGGCGATGGGCAAGCGTGAAAGCACCTGGATAGGCTTGATCGGCAATGACCTGCAGTCGCTGAGCAGCTACCCGCTGACCGATAGGGAAAGCCAGCGCCTGACCTTTCTGCGGGGCCTGGACTGGCCGGTGAGTCGGCATGTCAAAGGCCTGCCGTGGCTGAAAATCCCGTTTCCCGTCGACCCCAACGCGGGTTCGCTGGTGATTGAGTTGCCGCAGCGCTTCATGCCGGGGCGTTACCAACTGTTCTGGCGGGTGGTGACCAATGGCGTGATCCCTGGCCTGTTTACCCTGTTGCTCTGCGTGGGGTTGTATCGATTGCTGATCATGCCCCTCAATCAACTGCGCGAGCAGGCCAATGCCTGGCGTGCCGATCAGTTGAATACACGGCTGTCCGACGATGCCACCAGCCGCCAGGATGAACTGGGCGAGCTGGGCCGCGCATTCGATCACATGTCCGAGCGTCTACAGGGCACCGTGGTATTGCAGCAGCAGTTGCTGCGGGACATGTCCCATGAACTGCGCACGCCCTTGAGCCGCTTACGGGTGGCCTGTGACAGCGAGCAAGACCTGGCGCAACTGCGCGAGCGGCTCAGCCGTGAGATCGACGCCATGCAGCGCCTGGTGGAAGACAGCCTGCAACTGGCCTGGCTGGACACTGAGCGGGCGCCGCTGCCCCGGGAAGATATCCAGGTTCAGGCGCTGTGGGACATGCTGCGCGAAAACGCCTGTTTCGAGAGCGACTGGCCGCCGTCGCGCCTACCATGCCTGTTGGGCGCGGAGTGTTGGGTGCGCGGCAATCTGAATGCGTTGGCCCAGGCGCTGGAAAACATTTTGCGTAATGCCATCCGCCATTCGCCGGTGGGCGGCATGGTCAGCCTGGATGGGCGTCGTGAGGGGGATTTCTGGCACCTGTGGCTGGAGGACCAGGGCGGCGGAATAGATGAAGGCGACCTGGAACGGATCTTTGCGCCTTTTACCCGCCTGGACGGTTCACGCCCCGGCGATGGTGGCTTCGGCCTGGGCTTGAGCATCGCGCGCAATGCCGTGCAGCGCCAGGACGGTAGCCTGTGGGCGGAAAATACCGGGCAAGGGCTGCGGGTGCATGTGCGCTTGCGGGCCTGCTAA
- a CDS encoding response regulator transcription factor has protein sequence MNPAAIGLPSILTIEDDPVLGAYVHEHLGRCGFHVTWCQNGQQGLQMARDQVFDVVLMDILLPGMDGLSILTHLRQSHSIPVILMSALGAEADRVSGFRLGADDYLPKPFSMVELRVRIEAILRRVALDRRPLPTLAAVRDDARTLRFDDELCDVFYLEHWAGLTRTEYRLLETLHRNSEEVLSKAFLYQHVLQRGYAPHDRSLDMHISQIRRKLKAIGYTEREVRTVWGKGYVLSGLDDSL, from the coding sequence ATGAATCCCGCAGCAATCGGCCTACCCAGTATCCTGACCATCGAAGATGACCCCGTGCTGGGCGCCTATGTCCATGAGCACCTGGGCCGCTGTGGTTTCCATGTCACTTGGTGCCAGAACGGCCAGCAAGGCCTGCAGATGGCGCGCGACCAGGTGTTCGATGTGGTGTTGATGGATATTTTGCTGCCGGGGATGGACGGCCTGTCGATCCTCACCCATTTGCGCCAGAGCCATTCGATCCCGGTGATCCTGATGTCCGCGCTGGGCGCCGAAGCCGATCGCGTCAGTGGTTTTCGCCTGGGCGCCGATGACTACCTGCCCAAGCCGTTCAGCATGGTCGAGTTGCGTGTGCGCATTGAGGCGATCCTGCGTCGGGTGGCCCTCGACCGCCGCCCGCTGCCGACCCTGGCAGCGGTGCGCGACGACGCCCGCACCCTGCGCTTTGACGATGAACTGTGCGATGTCTTCTACCTGGAACACTGGGCCGGCTTGACCCGCACCGAATACCGCCTGCTCGAAACCCTGCACCGCAACAGCGAGGAAGTCCTCAGCAAGGCCTTCCTTTACCAGCACGTGCTGCAACGCGGTTATGCCCCCCACGACCGCAGCCTCGACATGCATATCAGCCAGATCCGCCGCAAGCTCAAGGCCATCGGCTACACCGAGCGCGAAGTGCGCACGGTGTGGGGCAAGGGCTATGTGCTGAGCGGTCTCGATGACAGCCTTTGA
- a CDS encoding response regulator translates to MLTRMGIKGRVLLLTLLPTSLMASLLGGYFTWMQLSELQSQLLQRGEMIAEQLAPLVAPALSARNTDLLERIATQSLEQPDVRAVSFLSPDRAPLAHAGPTMLNQPPIGNSSHLLQRTGNDATRYLLPVFGRHRNLAGDLIPDEADRLLGWVEVELSHNGMLLRGYRSLFASLLLIAIGLICTAALALRISRTINSPIGQIKQAVAQLKDGNLETRLPLLGSQELDQLASGINRMAETLQNAQEELQHSIDQATEDVRQNLETIEIQNIELDLARKEALEASRIKSEFLANMSHEIRTPLNGILGFTHLLQKSELTPRQLDYLGTIEKSADNLLGIINEILDFSKIEAGKLVLDSIPFNLRDLLQDTLTILAPAAHAKQLELVSLVYRDTPLALVGDPLRLKQILTNLISNAIKFTREGTIVARAMIEDEQEDSVQLRISVQDTGIGLSSQDVRALFQAFSQADNSLSRQPGGTGLGLVISKRLIEQMGGEIGVDSTPGEGSEFWISLNLPKTRDDVEDLPSAPLLGHRVAVLENHELARQALQHQLEDCGLEVTPFNSLESLTNGITSAHQTEQAIDLAVLGVTANDIPPERLNQHLWDLEHLGCKVLVLCPTTEQMLFNQSVPNPNSQLQAKPACTRKLRRALSDLISPRPARSEPGEPLSSRAPRVLCVDDNPANLLLVQTLLEDMGARVRAVESGYAAIDAVKQDTFDLVLMDVQMPGMDGRQSTEAIRQWESERSGTPLPVVALTAHAMANEKRALLQSGMDDYLTKPISERQLAQVVLKWTGLALRNQGPERATDGLGPGVQFPVLDHEEGLRLAAGKADLAADMLAMLLASLEADRLAITLARDANDNNALIERVHRLHGATRYCGVPQLRAACHRAETLLKQDDAKALHALDELDMAIARLASEARVNA, encoded by the coding sequence GTGCTGACAAGAATGGGGATAAAAGGCCGCGTACTGTTGCTGACCTTATTACCGACCAGCCTGATGGCCTCGCTGTTGGGGGGCTATTTCACCTGGATGCAGCTCTCGGAACTGCAGTCGCAATTGCTGCAACGCGGCGAAATGATCGCCGAACAACTGGCGCCCCTGGTGGCGCCTGCCTTGAGTGCGCGCAATACCGACCTGCTGGAGCGCATAGCCACCCAGTCGCTGGAACAGCCGGACGTGCGCGCCGTGTCCTTCCTCAGCCCGGACCGCGCGCCCCTCGCCCATGCCGGCCCGACCATGCTCAACCAGCCGCCCATCGGCAACAGCTCGCACCTGCTGCAGCGTACCGGCAATGACGCCACCCGCTACTTGCTGCCGGTGTTTGGACGCCATCGCAACCTCGCCGGCGACCTGATCCCGGACGAAGCCGATCGCCTGCTGGGTTGGGTCGAGGTGGAGCTGTCCCACAACGGCATGTTGCTGCGGGGCTACCGCAGCCTGTTCGCCAGCCTGCTGCTGATTGCCATCGGCCTGATCTGCACCGCGGCCCTGGCCCTGCGCATCAGCCGTACGATCAATTCGCCGATCGGCCAGATCAAGCAAGCTGTGGCCCAGCTCAAGGACGGCAACCTGGAAACCCGCTTGCCACTGCTGGGTAGCCAGGAACTGGATCAGCTCGCCTCGGGCATCAACCGCATGGCCGAAACCCTGCAGAACGCCCAGGAAGAATTGCAGCACAGCATCGACCAGGCCACGGAAGACGTGCGCCAGAACCTGGAAACCATCGAGATCCAGAACATCGAGCTGGACCTGGCGCGCAAGGAAGCCCTGGAGGCCAGCCGCATCAAGTCGGAGTTCCTGGCCAACATGAGCCACGAGATCCGCACGCCGCTCAACGGTATCCTGGGCTTCACCCACCTGCTCCAAAAGAGCGAGCTGACCCCGCGCCAGCTCGACTATTTGGGCACCATCGAGAAGTCCGCCGACAACCTGCTGGGCATCATCAACGAGATCCTCGACTTCTCGAAAATCGAGGCCGGCAAACTGGTCCTCGACAGTATCCCGTTCAACCTGCGCGACTTGCTGCAAGACACCCTGACGATCCTCGCCCCCGCTGCCCATGCCAAGCAGCTCGAACTGGTGAGCCTGGTCTACCGCGACACGCCCCTGGCGCTGGTGGGCGACCCGCTGCGCCTCAAGCAGATCCTTACCAACCTGATCAGCAACGCGATCAAGTTCACCCGCGAAGGCACCATCGTGGCCCGCGCGATGATCGAGGACGAGCAGGAAGACAGCGTGCAATTGCGCATCAGCGTGCAGGACACCGGCATCGGCCTGTCCAGCCAGGACGTGCGCGCGCTGTTCCAGGCCTTCAGCCAGGCCGACAACTCACTGTCGCGCCAACCTGGCGGTACCGGGTTGGGGCTGGTGATTTCCAAGCGCCTGATCGAGCAGATGGGCGGTGAAATCGGCGTCGACAGCACACCAGGCGAAGGCTCGGAATTCTGGATCAGCCTGAACCTGCCCAAGACCCGTGACGATGTCGAAGACCTGCCGTCCGCGCCGCTGCTGGGCCATCGCGTGGCGGTGCTGGAAAACCACGAACTGGCACGCCAGGCCCTGCAACATCAACTGGAAGACTGCGGCCTGGAAGTCACGCCGTTCAATAGCCTGGAAAGCCTGACCAACGGCATCACCAGCGCCCATCAGACTGAGCAGGCCATTGACCTTGCGGTGCTCGGCGTGACCGCCAATGACATCCCGCCCGAGCGCCTCAACCAACACCTGTGGGACCTCGAACACCTGGGCTGCAAGGTGCTGGTGCTGTGCCCCACCACCGAGCAGATGCTGTTCAACCAATCGGTGCCCAACCCCAACAGCCAGTTGCAGGCCAAGCCGGCGTGCACGCGCAAACTGCGCCGTGCGCTGTCCGACCTGATCAGCCCGCGCCCGGCGCGCAGCGAACCGGGCGAGCCGTTGTCCAGCCGTGCGCCACGCGTGCTGTGCGTGGACGACAACCCGGCGAACCTGTTGCTGGTCCAGACCCTGCTGGAAGACATGGGCGCACGGGTGCGCGCGGTGGAAAGCGGATATGCGGCCATCGACGCGGTGAAACAGGACACCTTCGACCTGGTATTGATGGACGTGCAGATGCCTGGCATGGACGGCCGCCAGAGCACCGAGGCAATCCGCCAATGGGAAAGCGAACGCAGCGGCACGCCCCTGCCGGTGGTCGCTCTGACCGCCCACGCCATGGCCAATGAAAAACGCGCGTTGCTGCAAAGCGGCATGGATGACTACCTGACCAAACCCATCAGCGAGCGGCAACTGGCCCAGGTGGTGCTGAAATGGACCGGCCTGGCCCTGCGCAATCAAGGTCCGGAACGTGCCACCGACGGCCTCGGCCCCGGCGTGCAATTTCCGGTGCTCGATCACGAAGAAGGGCTGCGCCTGGCCGCCGGCAAGGCTGACCTGGCGGCGGATATGCTGGCGATGCTACTGGCATCGCTTGAGGCCGATCGCCTGGCAATTACCCTCGCCCGTGACGCCAATGACAACAATGCGCTGATCGAACGTGTGCACCGCCTGCACGGTGCAACCCGTTACTGCGGCGTGCCACAACTGCGGGCGGCCTGCCACCGCGCCGAAACCCTGCTCAAGCAGGACGACGCCAAGGCCCTGCACGCGCTGGACGAACTGGACATGGCCATTGCCCGGCTTGCCAGTGAAGCGCGAGTAAACGCCTGA
- a CDS encoding 2-hydroxyacid dehydrogenase, which produces MRVILFSSQTYDRDSFLGEPLSPGLELQFQPARLNLDTVALAEHHEVVCAFINDDLSAPVLEQLAKGGTRLIALRSAGYNHVDLLAAKHLGLTIVRVPAYSPHAVAEHAVALILALNRRLHRAYNRTRDGDFSLHGLTGFDLVGKTVGVVGTGQIGATFAKIMAGFGCQLLAYDPFPNPQVQALGARYVSLPELLAQAQIISLHCPLTADSKHLINARSLAQMQPGAMLINTGRGGLVDTPALIEALKDGQLGYLGLDVYEEEAQLFFEDRSDLPLQDDVLARLLTFPNVIITAHQAFLTREALAAIAGTTLANIAAWADGQAQNLVEG; this is translated from the coding sequence ATGCGTGTCATTCTTTTCAGTAGTCAGACCTACGACCGCGACAGTTTCCTCGGCGAGCCGCTGTCGCCAGGCCTGGAGCTGCAGTTCCAGCCCGCGCGGCTCAACCTCGACACCGTGGCCCTGGCCGAACATCACGAGGTGGTCTGCGCCTTTATCAACGACGACCTCAGCGCCCCGGTGCTGGAACAGTTGGCCAAGGGCGGCACGCGGCTGATTGCCTTGCGCTCGGCGGGCTACAACCATGTGGACCTGCTTGCCGCCAAGCACCTGGGCCTGACGATCGTGCGCGTGCCGGCCTATTCGCCCCATGCGGTGGCCGAACACGCTGTCGCACTGATCCTCGCCCTTAACCGTCGCCTGCACCGCGCCTATAACCGTACCCGCGATGGCGATTTCAGCTTGCATGGCCTCACCGGTTTCGACTTGGTGGGCAAGACGGTCGGCGTGGTCGGCACCGGCCAGATCGGCGCTACCTTCGCCAAGATCATGGCCGGCTTCGGTTGCCAGTTGCTCGCCTACGACCCCTTCCCCAACCCGCAGGTCCAGGCCCTGGGCGCGCGCTATGTGAGCCTGCCTGAACTGCTCGCACAGGCGCAGATCATCAGCCTGCACTGCCCGCTCACCGCCGACAGCAAACACTTGATCAACGCCCGCTCCCTGGCGCAGATGCAGCCTGGCGCGATGCTGATCAACACCGGTCGCGGGGGGCTGGTCGACACCCCGGCGCTGATCGAAGCGCTCAAGGACGGCCAGCTCGGCTACCTCGGGCTGGATGTGTATGAGGAAGAAGCACAGCTGTTCTTCGAAGACCGCTCCGACCTGCCGCTGCAAGACGACGTGCTCGCGCGCCTGCTGACGTTCCCCAATGTGATCATCACCGCCCACCAGGCGTTTCTGACCCGCGAAGCCCTGGCGGCCATCGCCGGCACCACCTTGGCCAACATCGCGGCCTGGGCCGACGGCCAGGCGCAGAACCTTGTCGAAGGATGA
- a CDS encoding META domain-containing protein: protein MRGLLLLAAVGAALTGCAGDSAKLKQDHSYVVEWIGERPLMDYAHLTVTLGADGRAYGNGGCNHWFAPYTVEGDKLSFGKIGSTRKLCAEALMEQEHRFFQALQGVQRWDISPIEQTRFWPADGLPIRLWLEEG from the coding sequence ATGAGAGGCCTGCTTCTGCTCGCCGCCGTCGGGGCGGCCTTGACGGGCTGCGCCGGGGACTCGGCCAAGCTCAAGCAGGATCACAGCTACGTGGTGGAATGGATCGGTGAACGGCCGCTGATGGATTACGCGCACCTGACCGTCACCCTCGGCGCCGATGGCCGCGCCTACGGCAACGGCGGTTGCAACCACTGGTTCGCACCGTACACCGTCGAGGGCGACAAGCTCAGCTTCGGCAAGATCGGCAGCACCCGCAAACTCTGCGCCGAGGCCTTGATGGAGCAGGAACACCGCTTCTTCCAGGCCCTGCAAGGGGTGCAGCGCTGGGACATCTCGCCGATCGAACAGACACGCTTCTGGCCGGCCGATGGCCTGCCGATTCGCCTGTGGCTGGAAGAAGGCTAA
- a CDS encoding TlpA disulfide reductase family protein produces MTRRLIGALAIITTLLLSGCGNDYGVDQYGQKVASERLDKQWLVVNYWAEWCGPCRTEIPELNALAEQLKAQNVGVFGVNFDNVQGEELKAASDKLGIKFTVLAQNPEEIFDIPRSEALPVTYIIDDKGKVREQLMGEQTAEGVLAKLKALRG; encoded by the coding sequence ATGACAAGGCGACTGATCGGTGCATTGGCGATCATCACAACCCTGCTGCTCAGCGGCTGCGGTAACGATTACGGCGTTGACCAATATGGCCAGAAAGTGGCTTCCGAACGCTTGGACAAGCAGTGGCTGGTGGTCAATTACTGGGCTGAGTGGTGTGGCCCGTGCCGCACGGAAATCCCCGAGCTCAATGCCTTGGCCGAACAGTTGAAGGCGCAGAACGTCGGTGTGTTCGGGGTCAACTTTGACAATGTGCAAGGTGAAGAACTGAAGGCTGCCAGCGACAAGCTGGGCATCAAGTTCACGGTGCTGGCGCAGAACCCGGAAGAGATCTTCGACATCCCGCGCAGCGAAGCGTTGCCAGTGACCTACATCATTGACGACAAGGGCAAGGTGCGCGAGCAGTTGATGGGTGAGCAAACGGCGGAAGGCGTATTGGCAAAACTCAAGGCCTTGCGCGGCTAA
- the arsC gene encoding arsenate reductase (glutaredoxin) (This arsenate reductase requires both glutathione and glutaredoxin to convert arsenate to arsenite, after which the efflux transporter formed by ArsA and ArsB can extrude the arsenite from the cell, providing resistance.), translating into MTDLTLYHNPRCSKSRGALELLEARGLTPTVVRYLETPLDAAQLKSLLGKLGISARQLLRTGEDEYKALNLADASLSEAQLIAAIAEHPKLMERPILETADKAIIGRPPENVLEILP; encoded by the coding sequence ATGACCGATCTGACGCTTTATCACAACCCGCGCTGCTCGAAATCCCGCGGTGCGCTGGAACTGCTCGAAGCCCGCGGCCTCACGCCCACCGTGGTGCGCTACCTGGAAACCCCACTGGACGCCGCGCAATTGAAGTCACTGCTGGGCAAACTGGGCATCAGCGCCCGCCAACTGCTGCGCACCGGCGAAGATGAATACAAGGCGCTCAACCTCGCTGACGCCAGCCTCAGCGAAGCGCAGTTGATTGCCGCTATCGCCGAGCACCCGAAGCTGATGGAACGCCCGATCCTGGAAACCGCCGACAAAGCCATCATTGGGCGTCCGCCGGAAAACGTATTGGAGATACTGCCGTGA
- the wrbA gene encoding NAD(P)H:quinone oxidoreductase has translation MTSPYVLVLYYSRNGSVSEMARQIARGIEQGGMEARLRTVPAISTECEAVAPSIPDEGALYASLDDLKHCSGLALGSPTRFGNMAAPLKYFIDGTSNLWLTGALVGKPAGVFTSTASLHGGQETTLMSMLLPLLHHGMLITGLPYSEQALLDTQGGGTPYGASHHAGPDGKRLLDQHEIALCRALGLRLASTATLLENGRGQKA, from the coding sequence GTGACGTCGCCGTATGTGCTGGTGCTGTATTACAGCCGCAACGGCTCGGTCAGCGAAATGGCCCGGCAGATCGCCCGGGGCATCGAGCAAGGCGGTATGGAAGCGCGACTGCGCACCGTGCCGGCGATCTCCACCGAGTGCGAAGCCGTGGCGCCAAGCATCCCGGACGAAGGCGCGCTGTATGCCAGCCTGGATGACCTGAAGCACTGCTCCGGCCTGGCCCTCGGCAGCCCGACCCGTTTCGGCAACATGGCAGCGCCGCTCAAGTATTTCATCGACGGCACCAGCAACCTATGGCTCACCGGAGCCCTCGTCGGCAAGCCAGCCGGGGTCTTCACCTCCACCGCCAGCCTGCACGGCGGCCAGGAAACCACGCTGATGTCGATGCTGTTGCCGTTGCTGCACCACGGCATGCTAATCACCGGCCTGCCCTACAGCGAACAGGCGTTGCTCGACACCCAGGGTGGCGGCACGCCCTATGGCGCCAGCCACCATGCCGGGCCTGACGGCAAGCGCCTGCTCGATCAACATGAAATCGCCCTGTGCCGCGCCCTCGGCCTGCGCCTGGCCAGCACCGCCACGCTGCTGGAGAACGGCCGTGGCCAGAAAGCCTAA
- a CDS encoding DUF2069 domain-containing protein — protein MARKPKVLPPQAWLEPRVRMARALSLLAFFALVGLLCVYYLFVADLHGARPWVILLIELVPLLVLAPGMLLGSARGHSWMCFVVNLYFIKGALAAYDPNRQWFGVSEMLASFAVFCTALLYVRWRHQLNRRLAEARVA, from the coding sequence GTGGCCAGAAAGCCTAAGGTCCTGCCGCCCCAGGCGTGGCTGGAGCCACGGGTCAGAATGGCCCGCGCGCTGAGCCTGCTGGCGTTTTTCGCCTTGGTGGGGTTGCTGTGCGTGTACTACCTGTTCGTTGCTGACCTGCACGGCGCACGGCCGTGGGTGATCCTGCTGATCGAACTGGTGCCCTTGCTGGTGCTGGCGCCAGGCATGCTACTGGGCAGCGCGCGCGGGCATTCGTGGATGTGCTTTGTGGTGAACCTGTATTTCATCAAGGGCGCGCTGGCGGCGTATGACCCGAACCGGCAGTGGTTCGGGGTGTCGGAGATGCTGGCGAGTTTTGCGGTGTTTTGTACCGCGTTGTTGTATGTGCGGTGGCGGCATCAATTAAATCGCCGCCTGGCTGAAGCCCGGGTCGCCTGA
- a CDS encoding DNA-3-methyladenine glycosylase I, whose product MRDYKWLHEYCLNRFGSAAELEAHLPVPKTPAQLRKISDDRYLSTLALRVFRAGLKHSVVDAKWPAFEKVFFGFDPEKVVLMGAEHLERLMQDTSIIRHLGKLKSVPRNAQMILDIEQEKGSFGAFIADWPVTDIVGLWKYLSKHGHQLGGLSAPRFLRMVGKDTFVPSYDVVAALNAQKIVDKVPTSLRDLATVQGAFNQWHAESGRPMCQLSMMLAYTVNH is encoded by the coding sequence ATGCGCGATTACAAGTGGCTGCACGAATATTGTCTGAACCGCTTCGGTTCGGCGGCCGAGCTGGAAGCCCATCTGCCTGTACCCAAGACCCCTGCGCAGTTGCGCAAGATCAGCGATGATCGCTACCTGTCGACCCTGGCGCTGCGCGTGTTTCGTGCGGGCTTGAAGCACAGCGTGGTGGATGCCAAGTGGCCGGCATTCGAAAAGGTGTTTTTCGGCTTCGACCCGGAAAAAGTCGTGTTGATGGGCGCTGAGCACCTGGAGCGCTTGATGCAGGACACCAGCATCATCCGTCACCTGGGCAAGCTCAAGAGCGTGCCGCGCAATGCGCAGATGATCCTCGACATCGAGCAGGAGAAGGGCAGCTTCGGCGCGTTTATCGCCGATTGGCCGGTGACTGATATCGTCGGGCTATGGAAGTACCTGAGCAAGCACGGCCATCAACTTGGCGGGCTGTCCGCGCCGCGCTTTTTGCGCATGGTCGGCAAGGACACCTTTGTGCCGAGTTATGACGTGGTGGCCGCGCTGAACGCGCAGAAGATCGTCGACAAGGTGCCGACCAGCCTGCGTGACCTGGCGACGGTGCAGGGGGCGTTCAACCAGTGGCATGCCGAGAGTGGGCGGCCGATGTGCCAGTTGTCGATGATGCTGGCCTACACCGTGAATCATTGA
- the ttcA gene encoding tRNA 2-thiocytidine(32) synthetase TtcA has product MGTLTVNQNKLQKRLRRLAGEAVADFNMIEDGDKVMVCLSGGKDSYTMLDVLLHLQKVAPIKFEIVAVNMDQKQPGFPEHVLPAYLKELGVEYHIVEKDTYSVVKELIPEGKTTCSLCSRLRRGTLYTFADEIGATKMALGHHRDDIVETFFLNMFFNGSLKAMPPKLRADDGRNVVIRPLAYCNEKDIQAYSDFKQFPIIPCNLCGSQENLQRQVVKEMLVDWERKTPGRTESIFRSLQNVIPSQLADRNLFDFTSLKIDETAASRFVNVVNL; this is encoded by the coding sequence ATGGGCACTCTTACGGTCAACCAGAACAAACTGCAAAAACGCCTGCGTCGCCTGGCCGGTGAAGCGGTCGCCGATTTCAATATGATCGAGGACGGCGACAAGGTCATGGTCTGCCTCTCCGGCGGCAAAGACAGCTACACCATGCTCGACGTGTTGCTGCACCTGCAAAAGGTCGCACCGATCAAGTTCGAGATCGTCGCCGTCAACATGGACCAGAAACAACCGGGTTTCCCCGAGCACGTGCTGCCGGCCTACCTCAAAGAGTTGGGTGTCGAGTACCACATCGTCGAAAAAGACACCTATTCGGTGGTCAAGGAACTGATTCCGGAAGGCAAGACCACTTGCTCGCTGTGCTCGCGCCTGCGCCGTGGCACGCTGTACACCTTCGCCGATGAGATTGGCGCGACCAAGATGGCCCTCGGGCATCATCGCGATGACATCGTTGAAACCTTCTTCCTCAATATGTTCTTCAACGGCTCCCTCAAAGCCATGCCGCCCAAGCTGCGTGCCGACGATGGGCGCAACGTGGTGATCCGCCCGCTGGCGTACTGCAACGAGAAGGACATCCAGGCCTACTCCGACTTCAAGCAATTCCCGATCATCCCCTGCAACCTGTGCGGCTCCCAGGAAAACCTGCAGCGCCAGGTGGTCAAGGAAATGCTGGTGGACTGGGAGCGCAAGACCCCGGGCCGTACCGAAAGCATCTTCCGCAGCCTGCAGAATGTGATCCCGTCGCAGCTGGCCGACCGCAACCTGTTCGACTTCACCAGCTTGAAGATTGATGAAACCGCCGCCTCGCGCTTCGTCAATGTTGTGAACCTCTGA